The Deltaproteobacteria bacterium HGW-Deltaproteobacteria-6 genome has a segment encoding these proteins:
- a CDS encoding ammonia channel protein yields MGVQISAGDTAWILVCCSLVLLMTPALAFFYGGMVRRKNVLSTLTLSYVFMSLIGVQWVLYGYSLSFGPTIGGLIGGLDFLGFQGVGAQPNAAYAKTIPHELFASFQMMFAVITPALITGAFVERVKFKSFLLFSLLWATLVYDPLCHWVWGQGGWLKEMGVLDFAGGTVVHIAAGFSALAFALVIGPRKGHGNVSMEPNNIPLTVLGTGLLWVGWFGFNAGSALGANGVAVNALVTTNTSAATAGLVWMLLSWLDGRPSTLGIATGMVVGLAAVTPACGYITPLTAMLIGAVAAPLSYYAMRFRDQRKLDESLDVWACHGMASTWGTIATGLFATVAVNADGANGLFFGNPAQLGIQLIAVIVTIVFSFSVTYVLAKVLHVSIGLRVTPIEEEVGLDISSHGERSYS; encoded by the coding sequence ATGGGTGTTCAAATCAGCGCGGGTGACACAGCCTGGATTTTAGTGTGTTGTTCTCTTGTTCTTTTGATGACGCCGGCTCTGGCGTTTTTTTATGGCGGTATGGTCAGAAGAAAAAATGTTCTTTCGACTTTAACTTTGAGCTATGTTTTCATGTCTCTGATCGGCGTTCAGTGGGTGCTTTACGGCTATTCTCTGTCCTTCGGCCCGACCATCGGCGGATTGATCGGAGGGCTGGATTTCCTGGGCTTTCAGGGGGTCGGAGCCCAGCCGAATGCGGCTTACGCCAAGACCATCCCTCATGAACTTTTTGCCTCCTTTCAGATGATGTTTGCCGTCATTACGCCTGCGTTAATTACGGGCGCCTTTGTGGAGCGAGTAAAATTCAAGAGCTTCCTGCTGTTCAGCCTGCTCTGGGCAACGCTGGTCTATGATCCTCTCTGCCACTGGGTCTGGGGGCAGGGAGGGTGGCTCAAGGAAATGGGCGTCCTCGATTTTGCCGGCGGGACGGTTGTGCATATCGCCGCGGGTTTTTCGGCTTTGGCGTTTGCCCTGGTCATCGGTCCGCGCAAAGGCCATGGCAATGTTTCGATGGAGCCGAACAATATTCCGCTGACGGTCCTGGGAACCGGATTGCTGTGGGTCGGCTGGTTCGGCTTTAATGCAGGCAGCGCCCTTGGCGCAAACGGTGTGGCGGTAAACGCTCTGGTGACGACCAATACCTCCGCGGCCACCGCCGGCCTGGTCTGGATGCTGCTTTCCTGGTTGGACGGCAGACCAAGCACCCTGGGAATTGCGACAGGCATGGTGGTCGGTCTGGCAGCGGTGACGCCCGCCTGCGGTTACATCACGCCTTTGACTGCCATGCTGATCGGAGCGGTAGCCGCGCCCCTTTCCTATTATGCGATGCGTTTCCGGGATCAACGCAAGCTGGATGAATCCCTGGATGTCTGGGCGTGCCACGGCATGGCCAGCACCTGGGGCACCATTGCCACGGGATTATTCGCCACCGTGGCCGTCAACGCCGACGGAGCCAATGGTTTGTTTTTCGGCAACCCCGCCCAGCTCGGCATTCAGCTCATCGCCGTGATTGTCACCATCGTTTTTTCCTTCTCGGTGACCTATGTGCTTGCCAAGGTGCTTCATGTGAGCATCGGATTGCGGGTCACCCCGATTGAAGAAGAAGTGGGGCTGGATATCAGTTCACACGGAGAAAGATCATATTCATAG
- a CDS encoding transcriptional regulator: MKFITAIIQPHRLDAVKKELETVEVNLMTVTSIARSGRQKNVMEICRGAGRSSGLLNKIRLDITINEGSVEPAIEAIVKGAHIDATGEDRIFVV, from the coding sequence ATGAAATTTATCACCGCTATTATCCAACCGCACAGGCTGGACGCTGTTAAAAAGGAACTGGAGACCGTGGAAGTGAATCTGATGACGGTTACCAGCATCGCGAGGTCCGGACGGCAAAAAAACGTTATGGAGATCTGCCGTGGCGCAGGCAGATCAAGCGGTTTGCTGAACAAAATCCGGCTCGACATAACCATAAACGAAGGCTCTGTCGAGCCGGCGATTGAAGCCATTGTCAAAGGCGCCCATATCGATGCCACAGGTGAAGACAGGATATTTGTCGTCTAG
- a CDS encoding transcriptional regulator (indirectly regulates nitrogen metabolism; at high nitrogen levels P-II prevents the phosphorylation of NR-I, the transcriptional activator of the glutamine synthetase gene (glnA); at low nitrogen levels P-II is uridylylated to form PII-UMP and interacts with an adenylyltransferase (GlnE) that activates GlnA) — protein sequence MKKIEAIIREDKVNDVIDALREIGIVGMNTFEVRGHGRQGGVQLVGRAGTYQVNMLPKIQMNIVLNKRNLDAALEAILKSAYTGETGDGIIFVTPVEDVIRVRTREQGPSAMMYPGDIDEKRKE from the coding sequence CTGAAAAAGATCGAAGCGATCATTCGCGAAGATAAAGTAAACGATGTTATCGACGCCCTCAGGGAAATAGGAATTGTGGGCATGAACACGTTTGAAGTGCGGGGCCATGGCCGCCAGGGAGGCGTTCAACTGGTCGGACGCGCCGGAACCTATCAGGTCAACATGCTTCCCAAAATCCAGATGAACATCGTTTTGAACAAACGCAACCTGGATGCAGCGCTGGAGGCAATTCTCAAATCGGCTTATACGGGCGAAACGGGCGACGGTATTATCTTTGTTACGCCTGTTGAGGATGTCATCCGCGTCCGCACGCGCGAGCAGGGTCCGTCAGCCATGATGTATCCCGGTGATATTGATGAAAAGAGGAAAGAGTAA